The region CCACGTCGAACCCGCGGTCGGCGGCGTCGGCGAGTACGTCCGTCGCCCGGTCGTACGGGACGCCGAACTTCGGCTCCGCCCCGGTCGACACCTTCTCGTGGTGGCCCGCGCCGACGCCGGGATTGACCCGGACGCAGAGGCGGCCGTCGTAGCCGCGCTCGGCGAGGCGGTCGAGCGTGTCCGCCGCGCCGACGGTGGTCGTCAGGCCGGGGTACTCACGCCACAGTTCGACGACCGTGTCGAGGTCGCCGGCCGGCGGGTTGACGGCGGTGTACTGGACGCGTTCGCCGGGGTCGTCGACCGTTCCTTCGAGCGCGTCGAGCGCGCGGGCCACTTCCCCGGCCGAGGCGCACTCGATGCCAACCCCGGCCTCGCCGAGCGCCGTCAGCACCCGGCCGAGCGTGTTTGCCTTCGCGGCGTAGCGCACGTCGGCGTCCGGGAACGCCCGGGCCAGCCGGCGGTAGTTCGCCCGGACGCGGTCGAGGTCGAGGACGTACAGCGGGCTGCCGTGTGTTTCTCGCAGGTCGCGGAGCCGCGCCGCGTCCCAGTCGGCGAGCCGCCGGACCGCCGGGTTGCTCGCGCTCATTCCCGCAGGGCGTCCTCCTTGGCCGCCGCCTCCAGCGTCTCCTGCTCCAGCCCCGTCGCGACGACGGCGGGCTTGTACGCGCCGCCGTCGAACAGGTCGTGCTCGCCGACCGAGGACTCGACGAAGCGGGTGAACGCCCGGCGCTCGGGGGGCAGTTCGCCGTAGATCACCTCCTCCTCGACGAGGTCGTACACGGGGATCCGCGGCGTCAGGAGCGTGTTCTCGCCGACGACGCTGCCCTCGCCGACGACGAAGCCGCTGGTGACGCGACAGCCCGCGCCCAGCGACACGTCGTCCTCGACGATGACCGGCGCGTCCTCGACGGGTTCGAGGACGCCGCCGACCAGCGTGTTCGCGCCGAGCTTGACGTTCTCGCCGACCTGCGCGCAGGAGCCGACGGTGTCGGCGGAGTCGACGAGCGTCCCGTCGCCGACGTGCGCGCCGACGTTGACGAAGCTCGGGCTCATCATGATGCAGTCCGCGCCGAGGTACGCGCCCCGCCGGACCGTCGTGCCGTCGGGCGTGTTGCGCGTCCCGCGCGCGCCGAGGTCGGCGGTGTCGCGCAGCGGGAGCACGTCGTGGTAGCGCACGTCGCCGTACTCCCGGGCCTCCG is a window of Halostella salina DNA encoding:
- a CDS encoding 2,3,4,5-tetrahydropyridine-2,6-dicarboxylate N-succinyltransferase — its product is MSESTLEAEIEALWHRYEDDEIDAETAGADAADTLAAFLDALEAGEVRAAEQRGGEWEANAWVKRGILLNFGLRETEAREYGDVRYHDVLPLRDTADLGARGTRNTPDGTTVRRGAYLGADCIMMSPSFVNVGAHVGDGTLVDSADTVGSCAQVGENVKLGANTLVGGVLEPVEDAPVIVEDDVSLGAGCRVTSGFVVGEGSVVGENTLLTPRIPVYDLVEEEVIYGELPPERRAFTRFVESSVGEHDLFDGGAYKPAVVATGLEQETLEAAAKEDALRE